From Rutidosis leptorrhynchoides isolate AG116_Rl617_1_P2 chromosome 3, CSIRO_AGI_Rlap_v1, whole genome shotgun sequence, a single genomic window includes:
- the LOC139902033 gene encoding uncharacterized protein, which produces MIWNRVNFNSIFSSDVAALEKYFREKEIWNAIKDCSDSKVNIDPTSTYDHLRSCPPRLGADRTRGVRGGNRVATPGGIRVGSWNIGTLTGKRIELVDTFLKSNVDIGCIQETRWKGEGAVDIKDYKLWYSGSRIARNGVGIFLGKLHKDNVVDVSRLSNRIMSVTLIIKEETFTVISAYAPHTGLSDAEKKSFWELLDEVVRRCPADHRLIIGGDLNGHIGVEAEGYEGAHGGFGFGPRNEEGRSILEFAIAHEMVVANSFFKKRDAQLATFHSGGRSTQIHFLLLRKGELRTCRDCKVLPALTCSSQHRLLVMDLVTRGRVGRRARVVQPRVLWKNLHGANAETFRATVADRLRVEGDYVAPTDVDQIWNRMASAIRDVAKETLGVAIGTSGAHKSSRESWWLNDDVQTKVALKQMRFRELITFGEGTPAERTRIEERYKEAKREAKKALAIAKYKAYEDLYRKLNSKEGANDIYRIAKARERRSRDLVNVKFIKNEAGQTIVK; this is translated from the exons ATGATATGGAATAGAGTAAACTTCAACTCGATTTTCTCATCGGATGTAGCGGCTTTAGAAAAATACTTTCGTGAAAAGGAGATTTGGAATGCGATAAAAGATTGCAGTGACTcaaag GTTAATATAGACCCTACTAGCACCTATGATCACCTGAGGTCATGTCCTCCTAGATTAGGGGCGGATAGGACTAGAGGGGTTAGAGGGGGTAATAGGGTTGCTACCCCGGGTGGGATTAGAGTGGGTAGTTGGAATATAGGAACCTTGACGGGCAAGAGGATTGAGCTCGTTGATACATTTCTTAAGAGTAATGTAGACATAGGGTGTAttcaagagactagatggaagggtgAAGGGGCGGTAGATATTAAAGACTATAAGTTGTGGTACTCGGGTTCTAGGATAGCACGAAACGGGGTAGGTATCTTTTTGGGCAAACTACATAAGGATAACGTTGTTGACGTGAGTAGGCTTAGCAATAGGATTATGTCGGTTACTCTAATTATTAAGGAGGAGACTTTCACGGTCATAAGCGCATACGCACCTCACACGGGCTTAAGTGATGCGGAAAAGAAGAGTTTTTGGGAATTGTTAGATGAGGTAGTGAGGAGGTGCCCAGCTGACCATCGACTGATTATAGGGGGTGATCTGAATGGACACATAGGAGTGGAGGCAGAAGGTTACGAGGGAGCCCATGGGGGCTTTGGGTTTGGCCCTAGAAACGAAGAAGGGCGCTCAATCCTGGAGTTTGCCATTGCCCACGAGATGGTCGTAGCAAACTCTTTCTTCAAGAAGAGGGATGCTCAGTTAGCTACTTTTCATAGCGGGGGTCGTAGCACCCAGATTCACTTTTTGCTCCTCCGTAAAGGGGAACTTAGGACTTGTAGGGACTGTAAGGTCCTTCCAGCATTGACGTGCTCCTCCCAGCATCGATTGTTGGTCATGGACCTAGTCACTCGGGGAAGAGTTGGTAGGAGGGCCAGGGTTGTGCAACCTAGAGTCCTTTGGAAGAACCTGCATGGAGCGAATGCAGAGACTTTTAGAGCGACTGTTGCTGATAGATTGAGGGTAGAAGGGGATTACGTAGCCCCTACTGATGTAGATCAGATTTGGAACCGCATGGCGTCCGCTATCAGAGATGTGGCAAAAGAGACTTTAGGGGTGGCAATAGGGACATCGGGAGCCCATAAGAGTAGCAGAGAATCGTGGTGGCTTAATGACGATGTCCAAACGAAAGTCGCGTTAAAACAGatgaggtttagggagctcattactTTTGGAGAAGGGACACCTGCAGAGAGAACTAGGATAGAAGAAagatataaagaagctaaaagagaagcaAAGAAGGCCTTAGCTATTGCTAAATACAAAGCATATGAAGATTTATATAGGAAACTAAACTCTAAAGAGGGAGCTAATGACATATATAGGATAGCTAAAGCTAGGGAGCGAAGAAGCAGGGACTTGGTTAACGTCAAATTTATCAAGAATGAAGCGGGTCAAACTATAGTGAAATAA
- the LOC139902916 gene encoding uncharacterized protein — MASADVELEQQLKERGKQLSHPSDSIDELLSVLDQLEKLLSKVDQSPKRSMLDALKPSMKALIKDSLSKHTHVDVKVAVASCISEITRITAPDAPYDDDQMREAFELIVSSFEDLADLSSRSFDKRASILETVSKVRSCVIMLDLECDELIVKMFEYFLRSVRDYHIESIYSSMENIMVLVIEESEEISVEMLKPLLASVKKDSQGVLPVARKLGEGVLSKSADKLKPYLMPAVTSLGDTLDVYTKVVASICEGTPATVEQDDENESGLQPANESKLEKESVDEAPNADESKITTTASSDHADQVDKEEACPEEEDTTVDGSSKSVMSNGVNVTGNEKQASVDQEKKPDEEEEEEDMNEENLDNENTDDDSDGDKELKPEEQTSKTSDKKADDTIANSNEHSNSSHIEGEQEEAEQLPETEKESDVKEPEIEADVRSETDKHDNDVHVSSPKPIESKPASISSPSQTDEKQDEIDSNKKQDEIASSPKSGSLSDETRTKKAVSKPETKDSTQEDASEETGDLGEEPKKRTGKKEVVAKEVKASPPKDEVEDDEAFSDSEAKPLKKSESKSKAKSKSTKQSGKKSKQPVKKMDVVESDAMEVDAKEEDSDSDAKPLKQSVKKREKSKVTIDEEEEQHEDESDSENKPIKLSAKTGKSKKKENKNVVAKVQAKSSSDDDEMDSSPKSAKGESSLKETPTTSSKRKRSTTKDKVSDDIKYDKSLVGLKVKVWWPEDKEYYEGVIEAFYNSKKKHKVSYVDGDMEVLDLKTQDWKIIQEFSVRDEEQEQSTEAQSEEATPETHKKKKSKTDSAPSASQEKNKASSKKGGSVSSSGKSKGSVSKDNKSTDKSGAKSTTKKTSGSKTNANGPTKSKSGSSSAKEAKEHEDVKTLESTKGKSTETTKSGSKTGNKRKKRA; from the exons ATGGCGTCTGCAGATGTTGAGCTAGAACAACAACTTAAAGAGAGAGGAAAACAGTTATCACATCCTTCAGATTCCATCGACGAATTGCTTTCTGTTCTTGAT CAACTAGAGAAACTTCTATCAAAGGTTGACCAGTCCCCGAAAAGGTCAATGCTCGATGCACTCAAACCGTCAATGAAGGCGTTAATTAAAGACAGTCTTTCCAAACATACACATGTTGATGTGAAGGTTGCAGTTGCTTCCTGCATTAGTGAAATAACAAGAATTACTGCACCTGATGCACCTTATGATGATGACCAAATGAGG GAAGCGTTTGAGTTGATTGTTTCTTCCTTTGAGGATCTAGCTGATTTGTCCAGTCGATCTTTTGACAAGAGAGCTTCGATTCTTGAAACTGTTTCGAAAGTCAGATCATGTGTGATTATGCTTGATCTTGAATGTGATGAACTGATTGTGAAAATGTTTGAGTATTTTCTAAGATCAGTAAG GGACTATCATATTGAATCCATATATTCATCAATGGAAAATATAATGGTGTTGGTTATCGAAGAAAGTGAAGAAATTTCAGTTGAGATGCTCAAACCACTACTGGCTAGCGTTAAAAAAGATAGTCAG GGAGTTCTGCCAGTAGCTAGAAAATTGGGTGAAGGTGTACTTTCAAAGTCTGCAGATAAACTAAAGCCTTATCTGATGCCAGCCGTAACATCATTGGGTGATACACTAGATGTATACACTAAAGTTGTGGCTTCAATATGTGAAGGGACACCTGCTAcagttgaacaagatgatgaaaatGAATCTGGGCTACAACCG GCCAATGAGAGCAAACTGGAGAAGGAATCTGTAGACGAGGCACCAAAT GCTGATGAGAGCAAGATTACCACAACAGCATCATCGGATCATGCGGACCAG GTTGATAAAGAAGAGGCTTGTCCTGAAGAAGAAGATACAACTGTAGACGGATCTTCAAAGTCTGTAATGAGTAATGGAGTAAATGTGACGGGTAACGAAAAACAAGCTTCAGTTGATCAAGAAAAGAAgccagatgaagaagaagaagaagaagacatgaATGAAGAAAATCTTGATAACGAAAACACTGATGATGATTCAGATGGTGACAAAGAATTAAAGCCAGAAGAACAAACTTCTAAAACGAGTGACAAAAAAGCTGATGATACAATAGCAAATTCAAACGAACATTCCAATTCTTCTCATATTGAAGGTGAACAAGAAGAAGCAGAACAACTGCCAGAAACTGAAAAAGAGAGTGATGTTAAGGAACCGGAAATCGAAGCTGATGTTCGTTCAGAAACTGATAAACATGATAATGATGTTCATGTTTCATCACCAAAACCAATCGAAAGTAAGCCTGCGAGTATTTCTTCCCCATCTCAAACTGACGAGAAACAAGATGAAATTGATTCTAACAAGAAACAAGATGAAATTGCTTCTTCACCCAAAAGTGGGTCCCTTTCTGATGAGACCCGTACAAAGAAAGCGGTGAGCAAGCCTGAAACCAAGGATTCAACACAAGAGGATGCATCTGAAGAAACAGGCGATTTGGGTGAAGAGCCGAAAAAAAGAACAGGAAAAAAGGAAGTTGTTGCAAAGGAGGTTAAAGCATCACCACCTAAAGATGAGGTGGAAGATGATGAAGCTTTTAGTGATTCAGAGGCAAAGCCTCTTAAGAAGTCTGAGTCAAAGTCAAAggcaaagtcaaagtcaacaaaacaaTCTGGTAAGAAGTCAAAGCAGCCTGTCAAGAAGATGGATGTGGTGGAATCAGATGCAATGGAAGTGGATGCCAAAGAGGAAGATAGCGATTCAGATGCTAAACCATTAAAACAGTCTGTTAAGAAAAGGGAGAAAAGCAAAGTTACTATTGATGAAGAAGAGGAACAACATGAGGACGAAAGTGATTCAGAAAATAAACCGATTAAGTTGTCTGCTAAAACAGGCAAATCAAAGAAGAAAGAAAACAAAAATGTTGTGGCGAAGGTTCAAGCAAAATCATCCTCTGACGATGAC GAGATGGATTCTTCTCCAAAGTCAGCTAAAGGGGAGAGCAGCTTAAAAGAAACACCAACGACTAGTTCCAAACGGAAGCGTTCCACAACCAAAGATAAA GTTTCGGATGATATAAAGTACGATAAAAGCCTGGTAGGTTTGAAAGTCAAAGTTTGGTGGCCAGAAGATAAAGA GTACTATGAAGGTGTGATCGAGGCATTTTATAATTCTAAAAAGAAGCATAAG GTTTCATATGTGGATGGAGATATGGAAGTTTTGGATTTAAAAACACAAGATTGGAAGATAATACAAGAGTTTTCTGTGCGAGATGAG GAGCAAGAACAATCCACTGAAGCGCAAAGTGAAGAAGCTACCCCTGAAAC GCACAAGAAGAAGAAATCAAAAACCGATTCTGCACCATCTGCTTCACAAGAGAAGAACAAAGCTTCATCTAAAAA AGGGGGTAGCGTTTCTTCGTCTGGCAAGTCAAAAGGTTCGGTTTCAAAAGACAATAAATCCACCGACAAGTCTGGTGCAAAATCTACTACGAAGAAAACTAGTGGCAGCAAAACAAATGCCAATGGTCCCACCAAGTCAAAATCAGGTTCGTCTAGTGCGAAAGAAGCGAAAGAACACGAGGATGTGAAAACACTGGAAAGCACAAAAGGAAAG